The following are encoded together in the Montipora foliosa isolate CH-2021 chromosome 12, ASM3666993v2, whole genome shotgun sequence genome:
- the LOC137980336 gene encoding calcineurin B homologous protein 1-like produces MGLRASTLLQEEDIEELQNETGFSPNQIRRLYCRFSSLDKATKGTLSREDFICIPELAINPIGERIIDAFFMNEDSKERGEETCNFRQFVKTLAHFRPLDQSTENPLNTREKKLEFAFKIYDLDNDGKISKDDLMQVLHMMVGMNISDEQLGGIADRAIKDADADKDGVISFDELKRVMENVDMNAKMSIRFLA; encoded by the exons ATGGGGTTAAGAGCGTCAACACTTTTACAAGAGGAAGACATAGAAGAACTCCAAAATGAAACTGGTT TCTCCCCAAATCAGATAAGAAGACTTTACTGTCGATTTTCAAGTCTCGACAAGGCCACCAAAGGGACTTTGAG CCGGGAAGATTTTATTTGTATACCTGAGCTGGCTATTAATCCAATTGGTGAAAGAATCATAGATGCCTTTTTCATGAATGAAGACAGCAA GGAAAGAGGTGAAGAAACCTGCAATTTTAGACAGTTTGTTAAAACCTTAGCTCATTTCAGACCGCTGGATCAATCAACAGAAAATCCTCTTAACACAAGAGAGAAAAAGCTAGAAT TTGCATTTAAGATCTATGATTTGGACAATGATGGGAAAATCTCAAAGGATGACTTGATGCAg GTGCTTCATATGATGGTAGGAATGAACATAAGTGATGAGCAACTTGGAGGAATTGCTGATCGTGCCATAAAAGATGCAGATGCTGACAAAGATGGTGTCATCTCATTTGATGAACTGAAAAGA gtgATGGAAAATGTAGATATGAATGCTAAAATGAGCATCAGATTTCTGGCTTGA
- the LOC137980333 gene encoding uncharacterized protein, whose amino-acid sequence MEMEKLLQMGKEFGLQGEKLLEFVREEEEKEEKRRQLEQERRRKEEEKEEKRRQLEEEKEEKRRQLEEEKEEKRRQLEEEREEKRRRFEEEKEEKHRLLEEDRRREDEERETRRQERELRKLEMETELLKQKEAIEAAKREHELEIARLAVENADGRPEVREDRAKAPKLPSFVDGKDDLDAYLQRFERFAETAKWKKDGWASKLSALLSGRALEVYSRLSEDAAKDYDRVKIALMKRYDLTEDGYRRKFRVSKPEVDESPEQFIVRLDRYLLRWLELSNTARSFDGLKDLIVKEQFIDSCPKDLAIHLRERAPETLAKIAKIADQYLEAHGKHLFSSASRKPTAQPEREETKNMQINPPALHCFKCNTRGHKAVNCPTLTRKCFLCGKQGHEARNCRSGGRRSGGQSKDGNPVQRGQVSASCLVQPPEDKPTDEEVKACIKDDKLLLACGKKIPLLSSACVEPLTGVRSKMPVVKGRVGEKPVDVLRDTGCSGIVVKRDLVSEDQFTGEFNVMLLIDNTARKVPIAKIDVDTPYLKGQVEAQCLPDAVYDLIIGNVPGARAADDPDPSWQVPVQEACAVTTRIQAKKAEEHIPLKVPDTKESPVVDREKLKQMQRDDESLQKFWEKDDVVVRGQAETSFEVKGGVLYRVYKHPYVNGGKPLKQVMVPVQLRSRIMELAHGSIMGGHMGIKKTTDKIQSAFYWPGIQGDVTRYCKSCDVCQKTVNKGSVPKVPLEKMPLIDKPFKRVAIDLVGPIVPPSEDGHRYILTLVDFATRYPEAVPLKNIDTETVAEALVDIFSRLGVPEEILSDLGTQFVSECMKEVTRLLSIKQLTTTPYHPMCNGLTEKFNGTMKSMLKRLCSEQPRQWHRYINPLLFAYREVPQESTGFSPFELLYGRAVRGPMFILKELWTKELEEPEVKNSYQYVFELREKLEDTLKLAHTELQKAQNKGKHYYDRKTKVRKFVPGDKVLVLLPTDHNKLLMQWKGPFEVSAVVGLNDYRVRVKGKERVYHANLLKKYFEREGPVSVGAVAVETNANICKNEHVESEVEEVDSVDGIDFLEIGGYVAKESVNDVTIGDNLSHEQRAEFMDLANEFQSLFTEAPGTTSLAQHQIKLTSDQPVRSRPYPVPYSLRESLKKDITDMMKMGVIRESSSPYASPVVVVKKKDNSNRVCVDYRKLNKLTVFDPEPMPTAEHLFQKLNGDKYFSRLSKQSRGIT is encoded by the coding sequence atggaaatggaaaagcttttgcagatggggAAAGAATTCGGATTGCAAGGAGAAAAGCTTCTCGAGTTTGtaagggaagaggaagaaaaagaagaaaaacgcagacaattagaacaagaaagaaggaggaaagaggaagaaaaagaagaaaaacgcagacaattggaggaagaaaaagaagaaaaacgaagacaattggaggaagaaaaagaagaaaaacgaagacaattggaggaagaaagagaagaaaaaaggaggcggtttgaagaagaaaaggaagagaaacatcgattacttgaagaagatagaagaagagaagatgaagagagagaaactagacgacaagaacgcgaactaagaaagttggaaatggaaaccgagctgttgaaacagaaagaggctattgaagcggcaaaaagagaacacgagttggagattgcacgtttggctgtagAGAATGCTGAcgggcgtcctgaagtgagagaggatcgggctaaggcacctaaactcccctcgtttgttgatggcaaagacgatttggacgcgtatttgcagaggttcgagagatttgccgagacagctaagtggaaaaaagatggatgggcatcgaagctcagtgctctgttgtctggacgggcactagaagtgtattcacgtctatcggaggacgcagctaaggattatgacagggtaaagattgcgttaatgaagagatatgaccttaccgaagacggctatcgtcgaaaatttagagtatccaaaccagaagttgacgaaagtccggagcagtttattgtgcgactggacagatacctgttacggtggctagagctttcgaatactgcgcgaagctttgatggtcttaaggacttgatcgtgaaagaacaatttattgactcttgccctaaggatttggcaattcacctgcgagaaagggcacctgaaactctagcaaagattgcgaagatcgctgaccagtacttggaggctcatggtaaacatttgttcagctcagcgagcagaaagccaacagcgcagcctgagagggaagagaccaagaacatgcagattaatccaccagctctgcattgctttaagtgcaacacccgaggtcataaagctgtcaactgcccaaccctaacaagaaagtgtttcctatgtggtaagcagggtcatgaagctagaaactgtcgatcaggtggacgcagatcaggaggacaaagtaaggatggtaaccctgtgcagcgtggtcaagtgagtgccagttgtttagttcaaccacctgaggataaacctactgatgaagaagttaaggcctgtattaaagatgataagttgctgttagcctgtggtaagaagattccattgttgagtagtgcttgtgttgaaccgttgactggagtgagaagtaaaatgcctgtcgtgaaaggtagagttggagagaagcctgttgatgtcctgagagatactggttgtagtggaattgtagtaaagagggatcttgtgtctgaggatcagtttactggcgaatttaatgttatgctgctcattgacaatacggcaaggaaagttcccatcgcaaagattgatgttgatacaccttatcttaagggccaagtggaagcgcagtgtcttcccgatgctgtttatgatttaattattggaaatgtgccaggcgcaagagccgctgacgacccagacccaagctggcaagttcctgtacaagaagcttgtgctgtaaccacaagaattcaagctaagaaagctgaagaacatattccgttgaaggtaccggataccaaagaaagtcctgtagttgacagagaaaagctcaagcaaatgcagcgtgatgacgagagcctacagaaattttgggagaaagatgacgttgttgtgagaggccaggctgagacttcatttgaagtgaaaggtggagttctgtaccgcgtctacaagcacccttatgtgaacggaggtaaacccctgaagcaggttatggttcctgtgcagctgagaagtcgaataatggaactagcgcacggatcgatcatgggaggtcacatgggaataaagaaaacgactgataagattcaaagcgctttctattggccaggcattcaaggggacgtgactcgttattgcaagtcctgcgatgtatgtcagaagacagttaacaagggttccgtaccgaaagttcccttagagaagatgccattaattgacaagccgtttaagagagtagcaatcgacctggttggacctattgttcccccgagtgaggacggtcatagatatatattgacattggtcgactttgcaactcgttatcctgaagctgtcccactgaagaacattgatactgaaactgtggcagaagcgttggtggatatctttagtcgtttgggagtgcctgaagagatcttgagtgaccttggtacgcagttcgtctctgagtgtatgaaggaagtgacgcgacttttgagcattaaacagctcaccacgactccatatcatcctatgtgtaatggcctgacggaaaagtttaatggaacaatgaagagcatgttaaagagattgtgcagcgaacagccaagacagtggcatcgctatattaacccgttgctgtttgcgtatcgtgaagttccccaggagtctactggtttttcgccgtttgagttgctgtatggaagagctgtcagaggaccgatgtttattctcaaagagctttggacgaaagagttggaggagcctgaagtaaagaacagctatcagtatgtgttcgaGCTGCgtgagaagcttgaagataccctcaagctggcgcacaccgagcttcagaaggcccagaacaaaggcaagcattattacgaccggaagactaaagtcaggaagtttgtacctggagataaagtgttagtgctgctaccgaccgaccacaacaagctcctaatgcagtggaaaggtccatttgaggtcagtgctgtagttggtctcaatgattatagagtgagagtcaaaggaaaagagagagtttaccatgctaatctactgaagaagtattttgagcgagagggtcctgtttccgttggagcagttgctgttgaaacgaacgctaacatttgtaagaacgaacatgttgaaagtgaagtagaagaagttgactcTGTGGatggtattgattttctggagattggtggttatgtcgcaaAAGAGTCtgtcaatgatgtgaccataggagataacctttctcatgaacaaagagcagagttcatggatcttgcaaatgagtttcaaagtttgttcacagaagccccaggcacaacaagtttggctcagcatcagatcaagcttacatccgaccaaccagttagatcaagaccatacccagtaccgtatagcttaagagaatcactgaagaaggatattacagacatgatgaagatgggagtcataagagaatcaagttcgccgtatgcttcgcctgttgtagttgttaagaaaaaagacaactcaaatcgtgtgtgcgtggactatcgtaaactgaacaagttaaccgtgtttgatcctgagcctatgccaactgctgagcatttgttccagaagttgaatggtgacaagtattttagcagattatctaagcagagtagaggaataacttaa